In Helicobacter mastomyrinus, the sequence GCCTTACTATAAGTCTACATTTTAGAGCTTATCTTATATATGTTTACCTCTTAAATCTATAACATAGCGTTATAGATTTAACTTTGAGTATATTATTTTATGAAACTATAAGACAAAAGTTTATTGTTTTTGTGAAAAGAGTTACAACCCAAGGAGCGATACGGGCACCTTGAGTACACTTTTTTTTACTTGAGACATAACATTATGATTGATATTTGGCGTTAATTCTAATCCTCCCGCATGCACATCATTAGGGAAAAATACCGCTAGATCCCCACTTGTTAGAAGTATATTGCTACGACAGGGTGTGTTGATAGATTCATCAATAGGAAAAGGGCGACATACTTTTGGCAAAGTAGTTTTATGATTGCTAGTTTCTATATGTAAAGCCTTGTAATGCGAATATAAGCTGTATGGTAAGGCATTATCATATACAATTAAATCTCTACTTTCATCATAGGGAATCTTCACATCAAACGCGCTCCTATCACCAATACACATATATTCATATCCCTCTACCACAAGTTGAAAGTCAATAAATGCGCGATGTGTCTCAAAAAACGCATTTTTAGCTTCTTTAAGATGATAGGTTTGCTCGATGGCTCGCACACCTTGTGAGAGTGCATAGCTCACTTCTTTGCGTTCCTGCCCTGCTAAGTCAAGTTCAATAATCCTTTTATGTATGCTATGGGTAGGGTTTGTAGCATTAAGCATATAGTCTTTTGCTTCTTTAAGCATAGGATAAGCCTTAAAAACCAATCAAGTTGGGTGAGTTTACCAATAATTGCCATTTATTGCTCCTTTGTGTAGGTTATGTGTCTATAGATTTGTGCTTCACAAGTAAGTGCCACACATTGCGTTTTTAAGTGCTATGCTCCTTTGCAATAAGAGGATTAGCACTCTTTGCTTTTAAATGTAAAAAATGAAGAAAAATATCGCGCAGAGTAAGAATATCCTTTATGGATACACGTTCATCTATGGCGTGGATTCTATCATTTGGCACACCAAGTTCTATCACATCTATCCCATATTGTGCGAAAAATCGCGCATCACTTGTACCCCCGCTTGTGCTTAATGTAGGTGTGATTTGTGCTGTATGCTTAATCGCCTCACAAAGTGTTTGTATGAGAGGGCTATCCTGCCGCGTGATAAAGGGTAATGAGCTAACTTTAAGGCTTAGCTCATAAGGCAGTGAGCTAAGCACAGAATCAATATAAGTCCGAATAGAATCTACATTGCTTAAAGGCGAATATCTCACATTAAACATTATTTTAAGATTCTGCGGCGTTACATTTACCACCTCCATACCGCCACGAATGTCTGTTATGACTAGACGTGTGGGCGTAAAATACTCATTTCCATTATCTAGTGCTGCACCGGCTAATGCACCAAGCCTATCTCCTAGCAATTCTATGGGATTGATACATTTTTCCGGATAGGCTACGTGCCCTTGCTTGCCTTGAATGGTGAGTATGCCATTAATTGAGCCGCGTCTGCCAATTTTAC encodes:
- a CDS encoding YhcH/YjgK/YiaL family protein — translated: MLKEAKDYMLNATNPTHSIHKRIIELDLAGQERKEVSYALSQGVRAIEQTYHLKEAKNAFFETHRAFIDFQLVVEGYEYMCIGDRSAFDVKIPYDESRDLIVYDNALPYSLYSHYKALHIETSNHKTTLPKVCRPFPIDESINTPCRSNILLTSGDLAVFFPNDVHAGGLELTPNINHNVMSQVKKSVLKVPVSLLGL
- the dapE gene encoding succinyl-diaminopimelate desuccinylase; the encoded protein is MPITFLQELITYPTITPKECGIYKHILDKLQPIVQSKGLDSLIIEQEKAGVKNLFFAIMPKNTDKSALFHLCFAGHIDVVPTGENWSFEPFSGLEKEGYICGRGAQDMKGGISAFICAICDFLESSSFENSTLMLSILLTSDEEGEGIYGTKYMLEQLERESLLPHSCIVAEPTSIQRTGDMCKIGRRGSINGILTIQGKQGHVAYPEKCINPIELLGDRLGALAGAALDNGNEYFTPTRLVITDIRGGMEVVNVTPQNLKIMFNVRYSPLSNVDSIRTYIDSVLSSLPYELSLKVSSLPFITRQDSPLIQTLCEAIKHTAQITPTLSTSGGTSDARFFAQYGIDVIELGVPNDRIHAIDERVSIKDILTLRDIFLHFLHLKAKSANPLIAKEHST